One Heteronotia binoei isolate CCM8104 ecotype False Entrance Well chromosome 20, APGP_CSIRO_Hbin_v1, whole genome shotgun sequence DNA segment encodes these proteins:
- the SBK1 gene encoding serine/threonine-protein kinase SBK1 isoform X2, whose product MSAGSIEQEPSRKLACCGVPLITEDMQSLAIRTLSGTDINKHYDLIRELGKGTYGKVDLVSHKSTGTKMALKFVNKNKTKLKNFLREFSITNTLSSSPFIIKVFDVVFETEDCYVFAQEYAPGGDLFDIIPPQVGLPEDMVKRCVQQLGLALDYMHSKNLVHRDIKPENVLLFDHDCRRVKLADFGMTRKVGCRVKRISGTIPYTAPEVCQAGRAEGFTVDTSIDVWAFGVLIFCVLTGNFPWEAASASDTFFEEFVRWQKGRLAGLPSQWRRFTDNALRMFQRLLALDPEKRCPVKEVFFFIKYDLMSEVRRRPSYRSRKHTGDKLSTGPHRHETPSTCTPTPLKRTILTEGSVSRLSGSESGLPSPGGGNRTDGRQDKSKGQMVLATAIEICV is encoded by the exons ATGAGTGCGGGCTCCATTGAACAGGAGCCGTCACGGAAGCTGGCCTGCTGTGGGGTGCCCCTCATCACGGAGGACATGCAGTCGCTGGCCATCCGCACGCTCTCGGGCACAGACATCAACAAGCACTATGACCTCATTCGCGAGCTGGGAAAGGGGACCTATGGCAAGGTGGACCTTGTCTCCCACAAGAGCACAG GCACCAAAATGGCGCTGAAGTTTGTCAACAAGAACAAGACCAAGctgaagaacttcctgagggAGTTCAGCATCACCAATACACTTTCGTCCAGCCCCTTCATCATCAAGGTCTTCGATGTGGTCTTTGAAACCGAGGACTGCTATGTCTTCGCTCAGGAATATGCACCTGGTGGAGACCTTTTTGATATCATTCCGCCACAG GTTGGGCTTCCTGAAGACATGGTGAAGCGTTGTGTACAACAGCTGGGCCTGGCGCTAGATTACATGCACAGCAAAAACTTGGTACACAGGGACATCAAGCCGGAAAATGTGCTTCTCTTTGACCACGACTGCCGGCGTGTCAAACTGGCTGACTTCGGCATGACACGTAAAGTGGGGTGCCGCGTGAAGCGCATCAGTGGGACCATCCCGTACACGGCGCCTGAGGTGTGCCAAGCAGGCCGGGCTGAGGGCTTCACGGTAGACACCAGTATTGATGTGTGGGCTTTCGGGGTGCTCATCTTCTGTGTGCTGACGGGCAACTTCCCCTGGGAAGCGGCCTCGGCTTCGGACACGTTCTTTGAGGAGTTTGTGAGGTGGCAAAAGGGGCGCCTGGCGGGCTTGCCCTCTCAGTGGCGCCGCTTCACGGACAATGCGCTGCGCATGTTCCAGCGTCTGTTAGCCCTTGACCCCGAGAAACGTTGCCCCGTGAAGgaggtcttcttcttcatcaagtATGATCTGATGTCAGAGGTGCGCCGCCGCCCTTCGTACCGCTCTCGCAAGCACACCGGAGACAAGCTCTCTACTGGCCCGCACCGCCACGAGACGCCCAGCACCTGCACCCCGACACCGCTCAAGAGGACCATCCTGACTGAAGGCAGCGTCTCCCGGCTATCTGGCTcagagtctggcctcccttccccagggggagGTAATAGAACTGATGGGCGTCAGGACAAAAGCAAGGGCCAAATGGTGCTGGCCACAGCCATCGAGATTTGTGTCTGA